The following proteins are co-located in the Spirosoma montaniterrae genome:
- a CDS encoding SLBB domain-containing protein yields MRINDKLSHCVRRNRSFCFFFALVLLTSSYVVSAQSTPSRVDQLSDEQVQEFYRRAQASGLSESQIEQAAMSQGYTLTDIAKMRKRMTDLRMSSQNGRGQSVTDTSRGRVLPTGLSRRLVDSLPYTTRRDSTKLRVFGASLFENANLSFEPNMRIATPRNYIVGPDDEITIDIAGAASDNFKLKVSPEGTVKVPNLAAIFVSGLTIEQAEQRIISRLRQGGYQGLGVPGSGITANVALTNIRSIRVTLVGEVVRPGTYTISSLGSAFNALYLAGGPNPETGSFRKISIIRGNRVVRTIDLYDFILRADQRDNIRLQDQDVIRVADYGTRVDLTGQVRRPAIFEVLPGETFRTLLGFAGGFADDAYRASITIRRNTDRERKILTVTEAEMATTAPQPGDKIFVGKILERYENRVQVAGAVMRPGDYALEPGLETVRQLVTRAEGLRKDAFVNRANIVRERPDMDRENLSFDLGKLMRGEIADIPLMRQDSLTVLSIRDLREQYYVVIGGAVNKPDTIEYVNNMSVADLIALAGGFQEGAKPNLVEVARRIRQDSAGIRATTLETFRFAVDRNLQLGSVETNAAHDSAAAFRLQPFDIVYVRTSINYEAQRQAFIFGEVMYPGNYAIANRQERISDLIARAGGLRPTAYMPGAQYRRNGRIVGSDLRHIMDDPGVEENMMITDQDTIFIPRRSETVGIEGAVLNPSSVSYKVNYNFDDYISETGGFTDNARQRKAYIIYPNGRKDRSRQFLFFKGRPRVEPGSTIVVPFKPMENTKMSPIERVGILSLIGTLAATAASIIVNLSRQP; encoded by the coding sequence ATGCGTATCAACGACAAATTGTCACATTGCGTCCGCCGTAATCGTTCGTTTTGCTTTTTTTTCGCACTTGTTTTACTGACAAGTTCTTACGTAGTGTCGGCCCAGTCAACGCCTTCCCGCGTTGATCAGCTCAGTGATGAGCAGGTGCAGGAGTTTTATCGCCGGGCGCAGGCCAGTGGTCTGAGTGAGTCGCAGATTGAGCAGGCGGCTATGTCGCAGGGCTATACGCTCACCGATATTGCCAAAATGCGCAAGCGCATGACCGACTTACGCATGTCGTCGCAAAATGGGCGTGGTCAATCCGTTACGGATACCAGCCGGGGGCGGGTGCTGCCAACGGGCCTATCACGTCGGCTGGTTGATTCGCTGCCGTATACAACCCGGCGTGATTCTACCAAACTGCGCGTTTTTGGGGCATCGCTATTTGAAAATGCCAATCTGTCGTTTGAACCCAACATGCGAATTGCTACGCCCCGCAACTACATTGTTGGCCCCGACGATGAAATAACTATTGATATTGCGGGAGCCGCGTCTGATAACTTCAAGCTGAAAGTATCGCCGGAGGGTACCGTAAAAGTGCCTAATCTGGCTGCTATTTTCGTGAGTGGGCTAACCATCGAGCAGGCCGAACAGCGCATCATCAGCCGGCTGCGGCAGGGTGGTTATCAGGGATTGGGTGTGCCGGGTAGCGGTATTACGGCCAATGTGGCACTGACCAATATCCGTAGCATTCGGGTTACGCTCGTAGGCGAGGTAGTTCGGCCCGGCACGTACACGATTTCATCGCTTGGCTCGGCCTTCAACGCGCTTTACCTGGCTGGCGGTCCTAATCCGGAAACCGGCTCGTTCCGCAAAATCAGTATCATTCGGGGCAACCGTGTGGTTCGTACCATTGATTTGTATGATTTTATTCTTCGGGCCGACCAACGCGATAATATCCGGCTACAGGATCAGGACGTTATTCGCGTAGCTGACTATGGCACCCGTGTTGACTTGACGGGGCAAGTACGCCGACCGGCCATTTTTGAGGTACTGCCCGGCGAAACGTTCCGCACACTGCTGGGATTTGCCGGTGGTTTTGCCGACGATGCCTATCGGGCCAGTATCACTATCCGGCGCAACACCGATCGCGAACGTAAAATTCTGACGGTCACTGAAGCGGAGATGGCAACTACGGCACCGCAGCCTGGCGACAAAATTTTTGTCGGTAAGATTCTCGAACGCTACGAAAACCGCGTACAGGTAGCTGGTGCCGTGATGCGCCCCGGCGATTATGCGCTGGAACCGGGCCTGGAAACCGTTCGGCAGTTGGTAACACGGGCAGAAGGGTTACGAAAAGACGCATTTGTGAACCGGGCCAACATTGTGCGCGAACGCCCCGACATGGACCGCGAAAACCTCTCCTTTGATCTGGGCAAACTGATGCGCGGTGAAATTGCCGATATTCCGCTCATGCGGCAGGATAGCCTGACGGTGTTGTCGATTCGCGACCTGCGCGAACAATATTACGTTGTTATTGGCGGAGCCGTCAACAAGCCCGATACCATCGAGTACGTCAACAATATGAGTGTGGCCGACCTGATTGCGCTGGCTGGCGGTTTTCAGGAAGGAGCTAAACCAAATTTAGTTGAAGTGGCCCGGCGCATTCGTCAGGATTCGGCGGGTATCCGCGCTACAACGCTCGAAACATTCCGGTTTGCGGTTGATCGAAATCTGCAGCTTGGTTCTGTTGAGACGAATGCGGCTCACGATAGTGCGGCTGCGTTTCGCCTTCAGCCGTTCGATATTGTGTACGTGCGCACGTCGATAAATTACGAAGCGCAACGACAGGCATTTATTTTCGGCGAGGTAATGTATCCGGGCAACTATGCCATTGCTAACCGGCAGGAGCGCATCAGCGACCTGATTGCGCGGGCAGGTGGTTTGCGCCCTACAGCGTATATGCCCGGTGCCCAGTATCGACGGAATGGTCGGATTGTGGGCAGCGATCTTCGCCATATTATGGATGATCCTGGCGTAGAAGAGAATATGATGATTACAGACCAGGATACCATCTTCATTCCGCGTCGGTCTGAGACGGTGGGTATCGAAGGAGCCGTGCTGAACCCTTCGTCGGTGAGCTACAAAGTCAATTACAATTTTGACGATTACATTAGTGAAACGGGCGGATTTACCGATAACGCCCGGCAGCGGAAAGCATATATTATCTATCCGAATGGCCGGAAAGACCGCTCGCGCCAATTCCTGTTTTTCAAAGGACGACCACGGGTTGAACCCGGTTCAACTATTGTTGTGCCATTTAAGCCGATGGAAAATACAAAGATGTCGCCAATTGAGCGGGTGGGTATTCTTTCGCTGATTGGTACTTTAGCGGCCACCGCTGCCAGTATTATTGTTAATCTTAGCAGACAGCCGTAA
- a CDS encoding GNVR domain-containing protein: protein MSTTTLSQPTIQPDRDPDEIEIRVSDIIQFVKDSRRAMFLWGAALAIVGAIYAFTQPNEYTSTVRVMPELKSGSGGGGLGDLKSLAGLAGVSLDGLGGSSEAIRPDLYPDIMQSTSFMLHLLAQPVTTAENKKPQTLQQYLLSQGANTVMGRLGSLLGSDDEPQPVPDDAAVRLTKKQEELTKKVAQRVGAVMDKKSGIVTITAQMTDPVVAATMAKQSLDYLTNYVTNYRTGKARKQANFLSQQVSNARRRYESAELALSAYRDRNRALFLNTAKIEEQRLQADYMLAQTVYNDLSKQLEQARIKVQEESPVFQVLEPARVPLRKSGPKRTMIVLGFGILGAILGMAIFGFKRFFSSAK, encoded by the coding sequence ATGTCAACTACTACCCTCTCACAGCCGACTATTCAACCCGACCGCGACCCGGATGAAATTGAAATTCGGGTGAGCGACATTATTCAGTTCGTAAAAGACAGTCGTCGGGCGATGTTCCTTTGGGGAGCGGCTTTAGCCATTGTTGGGGCAATCTATGCCTTTACGCAGCCGAACGAGTACACATCAACCGTGCGGGTTATGCCTGAGCTGAAGTCAGGATCAGGCGGAGGAGGTTTAGGCGACCTGAAATCGCTGGCGGGTCTGGCCGGTGTCAGTCTCGACGGGCTGGGTGGCTCATCAGAAGCTATTCGACCTGATTTATATCCCGACATTATGCAGAGTACATCGTTTATGCTGCATTTACTGGCGCAACCCGTTACTACTGCAGAAAATAAAAAGCCGCAAACGCTGCAACAGTATCTGCTTTCTCAGGGCGCGAATACAGTGATGGGGCGGTTGGGTAGCCTGCTTGGTTCGGACGATGAGCCGCAACCCGTGCCAGACGATGCTGCGGTTCGGCTCACGAAAAAGCAGGAAGAGCTAACAAAAAAAGTGGCACAGCGGGTTGGGGCGGTTATGGATAAAAAGTCGGGTATTGTGACGATTACGGCCCAAATGACCGACCCCGTCGTAGCCGCCACTATGGCGAAACAATCGCTCGATTACCTCACTAACTACGTAACGAACTACCGCACTGGCAAAGCGCGTAAACAAGCTAACTTCCTAAGTCAGCAGGTCAGTAATGCCCGTCGGCGTTACGAATCGGCAGAACTTGCCCTGTCGGCTTATCGCGACCGCAATCGGGCGTTGTTTCTGAACACGGCTAAGATAGAAGAACAGCGTTTGCAGGCCGATTACATGCTGGCGCAAACGGTTTACAACGATTTGTCGAAGCAGTTAGAGCAGGCCCGCATCAAAGTGCAGGAAGAATCGCCCGTTTTTCAGGTTCTCGAACCGGCCCGTGTGCCACTGCGTAAAAGCGGTCCCAAGCGAACAATGATTGTGCTGGGTTTTGGTATATTGGGGGCTATACTTGGCATGGCTATCTTCGGCTTTAAACGATTTTTTTCCTCTGCGAAGTAG
- a CDS encoding lipopolysaccharide biosynthesis protein: MNLAPSAIRAELQRLRQHSWQSFSGRTRTTWLNSLLGVVARLGGIVSTLYAVPLTIDYLTPAVYGLWLTIGSITALQLITDLGIANGLRNRLAEAWAANNWPEARAYLSTAYVYYGLVQFALIIVFLVVYRYIPWQHLLTAQYDNATLQRVLLVVVVTTSVRSVADLLSCSLLAVQKSGLAALLQLLISISTLTGIWLVAKFVQQDRLWAVALVSGLLPVLLLSIASLILYRTTLRKLRPTWRLIDSRQARSLLPLSSSFLVIQLTVLVIYHTDNLLIAYLYGPAAVTPYAIALRCFGALILLFSVVLTPYWSAFTEAYVKKDTVWMQSAYRHMQRLWLVYAFGVLLVFGLSDQLYAYWINDRVHVPWQLSACMALFAAINGWNTITASISNGLSKVRLQVYYSVIAAAINIPLSLFLARNLSLGSTGIILATVGSLFICTVCSTKQVYKLLSGTATGIWNR; the protein is encoded by the coding sequence ATGAATTTAGCTCCGTCTGCTATTCGCGCTGAGTTGCAAAGGCTTCGGCAACATAGCTGGCAGAGCTTTTCGGGGCGAACCCGAACGACCTGGCTAAATAGCCTGCTGGGCGTAGTGGCCCGACTCGGCGGCATTGTCAGCACACTGTATGCAGTTCCCTTAACGATAGACTACCTGACGCCAGCCGTTTACGGGCTTTGGTTAACCATTGGCTCGATAACGGCTCTCCAGTTAATCACTGATTTAGGCATTGCCAATGGGTTGCGCAACCGGCTGGCCGAAGCCTGGGCCGCCAACAACTGGCCCGAAGCGCGGGCGTACTTAAGCACGGCCTACGTTTATTACGGTCTGGTACAATTTGCCCTGATTATAGTTTTTCTGGTGGTATACCGGTACATACCCTGGCAGCATTTGTTAACGGCCCAATACGATAACGCGACGCTGCAACGCGTTTTATTAGTGGTGGTTGTGACTACCAGCGTGCGGTCTGTCGCCGATTTGCTGAGTTGTTCCTTACTGGCCGTACAAAAGTCTGGGTTGGCGGCTTTGCTGCAACTGCTCATCAGCATAAGTACGCTGACAGGTATTTGGCTGGTGGCGAAGTTCGTGCAACAGGATCGCTTGTGGGCCGTGGCTTTAGTATCTGGCCTTTTGCCGGTATTGTTGCTGAGCATCGCCAGTCTTATTCTATACCGCACAACCCTGCGCAAACTTCGCCCAACGTGGCGGCTGATCGATTCTCGTCAGGCCCGTAGTCTGCTGCCGTTGAGTTCGTCGTTTTTAGTTATTCAACTTACTGTACTCGTTATTTATCATACCGATAATCTGTTAATCGCCTACTTATATGGTCCCGCAGCCGTAACGCCTTATGCTATTGCACTTCGTTGTTTCGGTGCATTGATTTTGTTGTTTTCGGTGGTGCTAACGCCCTACTGGTCAGCTTTTACGGAAGCATACGTAAAAAAAGATACCGTCTGGATGCAGTCGGCCTACAGGCATATGCAACGACTCTGGCTCGTTTACGCATTCGGTGTGTTGCTGGTGTTCGGTTTATCGGATCAACTTTATGCCTACTGGATCAACGACCGGGTGCATGTCCCGTGGCAGCTTAGTGCTTGTATGGCTTTATTTGCCGCTATCAACGGCTGGAACACCATTACCGCGTCTATCTCAAACGGCTTGAGCAAAGTACGACTACAAGTATATTACTCGGTCATCGCTGCGGCTATTAATATACCACTCAGTTTATTTCTGGCACGTAACTTGTCGCTTGGTAGTACGGGTATTATTTTAGCAACGGTAGGTTCACTATTTATCTGCACAGTATGTAGTACAAAGCAGGTCTACAAACTGTTGAGTGGCACCGCCACCGGTATCTGGAATCGCTGA
- a CDS encoding class I SAM-dependent methyltransferase yields MICPICQSVSRPHCTATVLRQYHVQYYQCSRCDFIYTETPYWLAEAYDSVITRLDVGLVYRNEQMAGLTQAVITTWFDKYAQFIDYGGGYGLLVRMMRDRGYDFYRQDAFCANLFAESFDITEVAPFRAELLTAFEVLEHLPDPVAEIEKMLALSDTILLSTIVQPAPTVTPNSWWYFIPDTGQHVSIYSKRSLQLLAERFNLRYYGGMQDVHLLSRKPITHSLFRFITRPRITRLVNQFIPQPSSRLLADFNQIARQLPNQQPQ; encoded by the coding sequence ATGATATGTCCCATCTGCCAATCGGTCAGCCGCCCCCATTGCACGGCCACTGTTCTCCGGCAATACCACGTGCAGTATTATCAATGCAGCCGGTGCGATTTTATTTATACCGAAACACCGTACTGGCTGGCCGAAGCGTATGACTCAGTTATTACTCGCTTAGACGTGGGCCTTGTTTATCGCAACGAACAAATGGCGGGTCTTACGCAGGCAGTTATTACTACCTGGTTCGATAAATACGCTCAATTTATTGATTACGGGGGCGGATATGGCTTGCTGGTGCGGATGATGCGCGACCGGGGGTATGATTTCTACCGACAGGATGCGTTCTGCGCAAACCTGTTCGCTGAATCGTTCGATATAACGGAGGTGGCCCCTTTTCGGGCTGAGCTTCTGACGGCTTTTGAAGTGCTCGAACACCTGCCCGATCCGGTGGCCGAAATAGAAAAGATGCTGGCACTCAGTGACACTATTCTACTATCAACCATTGTGCAGCCTGCTCCGACAGTTACGCCCAACTCGTGGTGGTATTTTATTCCCGACACAGGGCAACACGTGTCTATCTACTCGAAACGTTCGCTGCAACTCCTGGCCGAACGCTTTAACCTACGCTATTACGGCGGTATGCAGGATGTACATCTGTTGAGCCGTAAACCAATAACACACTCATTGTTTCGATTCATCACCCGCCCGCGCATCACCCGGCTCGTCAATCAGTTTATTCCTCAACCTTCTTCAAGGCTATTGGCTGATTTCAATCAAATTGCCCGGCAGCTACCGAATCAGCAACCTCAATGA
- a CDS encoding glycosyltransferase family 4 protein yields MTVFFDNQAFYIQEYGGLSRYFAELIAGLHDETDIQPLLSNGWTNNQHLRNANLTDRSFFAGRSFRGKIRLMHRMNRWHDAWQLRQQSYDLFHATYYDTYFLAHLPKQTPLVVTFLDMIHEKFSSRFPELAQDKMVIEGKRLLARRANRLIAISESTKRDVVELLDVDPAKIDVVHLGSSFSRPINCLPTNSPVSKVRPYLLYVGMRAGYKNWAGLVEAIHPLLKQEQIQLVCVGSGPFNYEEQTLLRALDAEKWVVQQEATDQKLGQLYQHAVAFFFPSLYEGFGIPVLEAFACGCPCLLSNSSSLPEVAGDAALYFDPDDADSIRTALQTVISDQALRARLIQQGQQRATLFTWSAMQRKTADIYRKCVS; encoded by the coding sequence ATGACCGTTTTCTTCGACAATCAGGCGTTTTATATTCAGGAATACGGCGGTTTATCCCGGTATTTTGCCGAACTAATTGCTGGTTTGCACGACGAAACGGATATTCAGCCACTACTTTCCAATGGCTGGACAAACAATCAGCATTTACGCAATGCCAACCTAACTGACCGATCATTTTTCGCAGGTCGGTCGTTTCGGGGAAAAATACGGTTGATGCACCGGATGAATCGCTGGCACGATGCATGGCAACTACGTCAGCAGTCTTACGATTTATTTCATGCTACGTATTACGACACCTATTTTCTGGCTCATCTGCCGAAGCAAACGCCGTTGGTGGTCACGTTCCTCGACATGATTCATGAGAAGTTTAGCAGTCGATTTCCTGAACTGGCTCAGGATAAGATGGTTATCGAAGGAAAACGCCTGCTTGCCCGCCGTGCCAACCGGCTTATCGCCATCTCTGAAAGTACCAAACGCGACGTGGTAGAACTGCTCGATGTTGACCCTGCCAAAATTGATGTTGTTCACCTCGGCAGTTCCTTTTCCAGGCCAATTAACTGTTTGCCGACAAATTCGCCCGTATCGAAGGTCCGACCTTATCTGCTTTACGTTGGGATGCGGGCGGGGTATAAAAATTGGGCCGGGTTGGTAGAAGCAATTCACCCACTATTGAAGCAGGAGCAAATTCAACTGGTATGCGTGGGCAGTGGGCCTTTCAACTACGAAGAACAAACGCTGCTACGTGCGCTGGATGCAGAAAAGTGGGTAGTGCAGCAGGAGGCCACCGACCAGAAACTGGGCCAGCTTTATCAACATGCCGTGGCATTCTTTTTCCCGTCGTTATATGAAGGCTTTGGAATTCCTGTTCTCGAAGCGTTTGCCTGTGGATGTCCGTGCTTACTGAGCAACAGTAGCTCATTGCCCGAAGTGGCTGGCGATGCAGCCCTGTATTTCGACCCAGATGACGCCGATAGTATACGAACCGCTTTGCAAACGGTAATCAGCGACCAAGCCCTGCGCGCACGCCTGATTCAACAGGGTCAACAAAGAGCAACGCTGTTTACATGGTCGGCTATGCAGCGGAAAACGGCAGATATATATCGAAAATGCGTTTCTTAA
- a CDS encoding superoxide dismutase — protein sequence MAFVLDPLPYPSDSLEPNIDKQTMEIHHGKHHNAYVTNLNNAIAGTDLDNKTIEDLLTNVSQSPVAVRNNGGGHYNHTLFWNTISGNGGGQPTGELAEAINQKFGSFDTFKEEFTKAATTRFGSGWAWLIVNSSGELAVTSTPNQDNPLMDVAETKGFPIIGLDVWEHAYYLKYQNRRPDYIAAYFNVVDWNAAEKRYQQGKAA from the coding sequence ATGGCTTTCGTATTAGACCCATTGCCCTATCCAAGCGACTCGCTGGAACCTAATATTGACAAACAAACGATGGAGATTCACCACGGCAAGCACCACAACGCCTACGTGACGAACCTCAATAACGCGATTGCCGGTACAGACCTCGACAATAAAACTATCGAAGACCTGCTCACCAACGTGAGTCAGTCGCCGGTGGCAGTACGTAATAATGGTGGTGGACACTATAACCACACGCTGTTCTGGAATACCATTTCGGGTAATGGCGGTGGTCAGCCTACGGGCGAACTGGCCGAGGCTATCAATCAGAAATTTGGTTCGTTCGATACGTTTAAAGAGGAGTTTACCAAAGCGGCTACAACCCGTTTCGGTTCTGGCTGGGCCTGGCTGATCGTGAACTCGTCGGGCGAACTGGCCGTTACCTCAACGCCAAATCAGGATAACCCGCTGATGGACGTAGCCGAAACCAAAGGCTTCCCCATCATTGGTCTCGACGTATGGGAACATGCGTATTATCTGAAATACCAGAACCGCCGACCCGACTACATCGCGGCTTATTTCAACGTTGTTGACTGGAATGCTGCCGAGAAGCGGTATCAACAGGGCAAAGCTGCCTAA
- a CDS encoding nucleoside deaminase, whose product MSDDYFMGIALELATEAADDGEIPVGAVVVCRNRIIGKGRNQTEHLNDVTAHAEMLAITAATQYLGGKYLTDCTLYVTLEPCVMCAGAIFWAQLSRLVIGADDAKRGYRRVEPSILHPKTRIETGVLADESQALLASFFQRLRT is encoded by the coding sequence ATGTCGGACGACTATTTCATGGGCATTGCGCTGGAACTGGCAACCGAAGCCGCCGACGACGGAGAGATACCGGTGGGAGCCGTTGTGGTTTGTCGCAATCGCATCATTGGCAAAGGGCGAAATCAGACCGAACATCTCAATGACGTAACGGCCCATGCCGAAATGCTGGCGATTACAGCAGCTACGCAATACCTCGGTGGTAAATACCTGACCGACTGCACATTGTATGTCACGCTCGAACCCTGCGTGATGTGCGCGGGAGCTATTTTCTGGGCGCAGCTTAGCCGGTTAGTTATCGGAGCCGACGATGCAAAACGGGGTTATCGGCGCGTAGAACCGTCGATACTTCACCCGAAAACCCGAATCGAGACTGGTGTACTGGCCGATGAAAGTCAGGCTTTGCTGGCAAGTTTTTTCCAGCGGTTAAGAACATAA